One stretch of Prunus persica cultivar Lovell chromosome G1, Prunus_persica_NCBIv2, whole genome shotgun sequence DNA includes these proteins:
- the LOC18792375 gene encoding uncharacterized protein LOC18792375, which produces MASISKLSNPSPASSLSSTFNPRASQPKCLIGFLTTTTNFSSKVSSSKLSIRSKSSLKGSLVVRCSQGDGNGNPAKRTYLHDLYEKEGQSPWYDNLCRPVTDLLPLIASGVRGVTSNPAIFQKAISTSNAYNDQFRELVQSGKDIESAYWELVVKDIQDASKLFESIYDQTDAGDGYVSVEVSPKLADDTQGTIEAAKWLHKVVARPNVYIKIPATAPCIPSIKEVIANGISVNVTLIFSLTRYEAVIDAYLDGLEASGLNDLSKVTSVASFFVSRVDTLIDKLLEKIGTPEALDLRGKAAVAQAALAYQLYQKKFSGPRWEALVKKGAKKQRLLWASTSVKNPAYSDTLYVAPLIGPDTVSTMPDQALQAFIDHGTVSRTIDSNVSEAEGIYSALEKLGIDWSYVGNQLEIEGVDSFKKSFDSLLDTLQEKANSLKLISL; this is translated from the exons ATGGCTTCCATCTCCAAGCTCTCCAATCCCAGCCCTGCTTCATCTTTGTCGTCCACTTTCAACCCTAGAGCTTCCCAGCCCAAGTGCTTGATCGGCttcctcaccaccaccaccaacttCAGCTCCAaagtttcttcttccaagttgTCCATACGAAGCAAGTCGTCTCTCAAGGGTTCTCTGGT TGTGAGATGTTCTCAAGGTGATGGAAATGGAAATCCAGCAAAGAGAACATATCTCCATGATCTCTACGAGAAGGAAGGGCAGAGTCCATGGTATGATAACCTCTGCCGACCTGTTACAGATCTGCTTCCACTTATTGCAAGTGGGGTTAGAGGTGTAACTAGTAACCCAGCG ATTTTCCAGAAAGCAATATCCACTTCAAATGCTTATAATGATCAATTCAG GGAACTTGTTCAATCAGGAAAGGACATTGAAAGTGCATATTGGGAACTTGTGGTGAAGGACATTCAAGATGCTTCAAAACTTTTTGAGTCAATCTATGATCAAACTGATGCTGGTGATGGTTATGTTTCTGTTGAAGTTTCTCCCAAACTTGCCGATGACACTCAAGGGACTATCGAGGCTGCAAAATGGCTACATAAAGTAGTTGCCCGCCCCAATGTCTACATAAAAATCCCTGCTACTGCTCCATGTATCCCTTCAATTAAGGAAGTCATAGCAAATGGCATAAGTGTCAATGTGACT CTTATATTCTCTCTCACTAGATATGAGGCAGTCATTGATGCTTACTTGGATGGCCTTGAGGCTTCTGGATTAAATGACCTCTCCAAAGTCACAAGTGTTGCTTCCTTCTTTGTCAGTAGGGTGGACACCCTTATTGACAAGTTGCTTGAAAAGATTGGAACTCCAGAAGCCCTTGACCTTCGAGGAAAG GCTGCTGTAGCTCAAGCTGCTTTAGCATACCAACTCTACCAGAAGAAATTCTCTGGCCCTAGATGGGAGGCTTTGGTGAAAAAAGGTGCCAAGAAGCAGAGGCTGCTGTGGGCCTCAACCAGCGTCAAGAATCCTGCCTACTCTGATACTTTATATGTTGCTCCTCTCATTGGCCCTGACACG GTTTCAACCATGCCAGACCAAGCTCTCCAAGCATTTATCGATCACGGTACTGTTTCAAGGACAATCGACTCCAATGTCTCAGAGGCTGAAGGCATTTACAGTGCACTAGAGAAGTTAGGAATCGACTGGAGCTACGTTGGGAACCAACTCGAAATTGAAGGAGTGGATTCCTTCAAGAAGAGTTTTGACAGCCTGCTTGATACTCTGCAAGAGAAGGCCAACTCTCTTAAATTGATTAGTCTTTAA